One region of Ananas comosus cultivar F153 linkage group 9, ASM154086v1, whole genome shotgun sequence genomic DNA includes:
- the LOC109715759 gene encoding calcium-dependent protein kinase 10-like, protein MGNSSCACLRSSFDEDDAAAAAAAKKKKGYGHGHGRHRPNPFAEDPFHSPVRVLKDVVPLGGGGHRSRVGDKYVLGRELGRGEFGVTYLCTDRETREALACKSISKRKLRTAVDVEDVRREVAIMSALPDHPNVVRLRAAYEDADAVHLVMELCEGGELFDRIVARGHYTERAAAAVARTVAEVVRMCHENGVVHRDLKPENFLFANKKETSPLKVIDFGLSVFFRPGERFTEIVGSPYYMAPEVLKRNYGPEVDIWSAGVILYILLCGVPPFWAESEQGVAQAILRGFIDFQREPWPQISESAKSLVRQMLEPDPKQRLTAQQVLEHSWLQNAKKAPNVPLGDIVRARLKQFSVMNRFKKKAMRVIAEHLSIEEVEVIRDMFTLMDTDNNGKVTFEELKSGLQKVGSQLAEPEMKLLMEAADVDGNGYLDYGEFVAVTIHLQRLSNDEHLRRAFVFFDKDESGYIEFEELREALKDDSGEADTEVVNDILREVDTDKDGRISYEEFVAMMKTGTDWRKASRQYSRERFKSLSIDLMKDGSLSLANEARS, encoded by the exons ATGGGCAACTCCAGTTGCGCGTGCCTCCGCTCGAGCTTCGACGAGGACgatgcggcggcagcggcggcggcgaagaagaagaagggttatGGACATGGCCATGGACGCCATCGGCCCAACCCCTTCGCCGAGGACCCGTTCCACTCCCCCGTGCGCGTGCTCAAGGACGTGGTGCCGCTCGGGGGCGGGGGGCACCGGAGCCGAGTGGGGGACAAGTACGTGCTCGGGCGCGAGCTCGGGCGCGGGGAGTTCGGGGTGACGTACCTGTGCACGGACCGGGAGACGCGCGAGGCGCTCGCGTGCAAGTCCATCTCGAAGCGCAAGCTCCGCACGGCCGTGGACGTCGAGGACGTGCGCCGCGAGGTCGCCATCATGTCGGCGCTCCCGGACCACCCCAACGTGGTGCGGCTCCGCGCCGCGTACGAGGACGCGGACGCCGTGCACCTCGTCATGGAGCTGTGCGAGGGCGGGGAGCTCTTCGACCGCATCGTGGCGCGCGGCCACTACACcgagcgcgccgccgccgcggtcgCGCGGACCGTGGCCGAGGTGGTGCGCATGTGCCACGAGAACGGCGTCGTGCACCGCGACCTCAAGCCCGAGAACTTCCTCTTCGCCAACAAGAAGGAGACCTCCCCTCTCAAGGTCATCGATTTCGGCCTCTCCGTCTTCTTTCGCCccg GGGAGAGGTTTACGGAGATTGTAGGAAGTCCATACTACATGGCGCCTGAGGTGTTGAAGAGGAACTACGGGCCTGAGGTAGACATCTGGAGTGCTGGGGTGATTCTTTATATCTTACTCTGTGGGGTTCCACCCTTTTGGGCTG AGTCTGAGCAAGGTGTCGCGCAAGCGATCCTACGAGGATTCATTGATTTTCAAAGGGAGCCATGGCCTCAAATTTCGGAGAGTGCAAAGAGTCTTGTCCGGCAGATGCTAGAGCCGGACCCAAAGCAGCGACTAACTGCTCAGCAGGTTCTCG AGCACTCATGGCTGCAGAATGCAAAGAAAGCTCCAAATGTTCCACTAGGAGATATCGTAAGAGCAAGGCTTAAACAGTTTTCGGTGATGAATAGATTCAAAAAGAAAGCCATGAGG GTAATTGCTGAGCACCTTTCAATTGAAGAAGTGGAGGTTATTAGAGACATGTTTACGCTAATGGATACAGATAATAATGGAAAGGTAACATTTGAAGAACTCAAGTCTGGACTTCAAAAGGTTGGTTCTCAACTAGCTGAGCCAGAGATGAAGTTGTTGATGGAGGCG GCTGATGTTGATGGAAATGGTTACTTAGACTATGGCGAGTTTGTGGCGGTAACTATCCACTTACAAAGACTATCGAATGATGAGCATCTCCGTAGGGCGTTTGTGTTCTTCGACAAAGATGAGAGCGGCTATATTGAATTCGAAGAATTGAGAGAAGCCCTAAAAGATGATTCTGGGGAAGCCGATACTGAAGTGGTGAATGACATTTTGCGGGAAGTCGACACAGACAAG GATGGTCGAATCAGTTACGAGGAGTTTGTAGCGATGATGAAAACTGGTACTGATTGGAGAAAAGCATCGCGCCAGTATTCAAGAGAGAGGTTTAAAAGCCTTAGCATTGATCTTATGAAAGATGGCTCGTTGTCTCTGGCAAATGAAGCTAGAAGTTGA